A single genomic interval of Bradyrhizobium japonicum USDA 6 harbors:
- the alkB gene encoding DNA oxidative demethylase AlkB, producing MTGDLFDTAAEAQPSREEIGDGAVLLRGFVRPIEGELIVAVRAIVAQSPFRRMTTPGGYQMSVAMTNCGERGWITDHTGYRYDPIDPRAGAPWPAMPPVLRDLARRAAEQGGFTGFAPDACLVNRYEPGTRLSLHQDKDELDYSAPIVSVSLGLPATFLFGGLARSDKPRRFRLVHGDVVVWGGPSRLAYHGVAPLADGEHALLGRQRINLTFRRTR from the coding sequence TTGACGGGTGATCTGTTCGATACGGCCGCCGAGGCACAGCCGTCGCGTGAGGAGATCGGCGACGGCGCCGTGCTCCTGCGCGGGTTCGTCAGGCCGATCGAGGGCGAGCTGATTGTGGCGGTGCGCGCCATCGTAGCGCAGTCGCCGTTCCGGCGCATGACCACGCCCGGCGGCTATCAGATGTCAGTGGCCATGACCAATTGCGGCGAGCGCGGCTGGATCACCGATCACACCGGCTATCGCTATGATCCGATCGATCCGCGGGCCGGCGCGCCCTGGCCCGCGATGCCGCCGGTGTTGCGCGATCTGGCCCGGCGCGCGGCGGAGCAGGGCGGGTTCACCGGCTTTGCGCCCGACGCGTGCCTCGTCAATCGCTACGAGCCCGGCACGCGGCTGTCGCTGCATCAGGACAAGGACGAGCTGGACTATTCGGCGCCGATCGTCTCGGTCTCGCTCGGACTGCCCGCCACCTTCCTGTTCGGCGGCCTGGCGCGCAGCGACAAGCCGCGCCGCTTCCGGCTCGTCCATGGCGACGTCGTGGTCTGGGGCGGGCCGAGCCGGCTCGCCTATCACGGCGTCGCGCCGCTCGCCGATGGCGAGCACGCCCTGCTCGGGCGGCAGCGGATCAATCTGACGTTCCGCAGGACGCGCTGA
- a CDS encoding 2OG-Fe(II) oxygenase, translated as MTAMARKSPPKPSVDLAAHVDALDWPQITAELDAQGSAVLKNLLTPDQCRAIAALYPDDAGFRSRIVMGRHGFGRGEYKYFSYPLPDLIAQLRPALYAHLQGVANRWNEAMGIDIRYPAAHAAFLKRCHEAGQARPTPLLLQYETGDFNCLHQDLYGEHVFPLQVAILLSEPGRDFTGGEFVLTEQRPRMQSRAEVVPLMQGDAVAFAVHHRPVQGTRGTYRVNLRHGVSRIRSGQRHTLGVIFHDAK; from the coding sequence ATGACAGCAATGGCACGCAAATCACCCCCCAAACCCTCAGTCGACCTCGCCGCCCACGTCGATGCCCTCGACTGGCCGCAGATCACAGCCGAGCTCGACGCCCAGGGCAGCGCCGTCCTGAAGAATCTGCTGACGCCGGACCAATGCCGCGCCATCGCCGCGCTCTATCCTGATGATGCAGGCTTCCGCAGCCGCATCGTCATGGGCCGCCATGGCTTTGGCCGTGGCGAGTACAAATATTTCTCCTACCCGCTGCCCGATCTGATCGCGCAGCTCCGCCCGGCGCTGTATGCGCATCTTCAGGGCGTTGCCAATCGCTGGAACGAGGCGATGGGGATCGACATCCGTTATCCAGCCGCGCATGCGGCGTTCCTCAAGCGCTGCCACGAGGCAGGCCAGGCGCGGCCGACGCCGCTGCTGCTGCAGTACGAGACCGGCGATTTCAACTGCCTGCACCAGGACCTCTATGGCGAGCACGTGTTCCCGCTCCAGGTCGCGATCCTCTTGTCCGAGCCGGGACGCGATTTCACCGGAGGTGAGTTCGTGCTGACCGAGCAGCGCCCGCGCATGCAGTCGCGCGCCGAGGTCGTGCCGCTGATGCAGGGCGATGCGGTCGCCTTTGCCGTGCATCACCGTCCAGTGCAGGGGACACGCGGGACTTACCGCGTTAATCTCCGCCATGGCGTCAGCCGGATCAGGTCCGGCCAGCGCCACACGCTGGGTGTGATCTTTCATGATGCCAAATGA
- a CDS encoding DUF2848 domain-containing protein, whose protein sequence is MFDLTFTVDAQDTTTPLTLTIDQMVIAGWTGRDPVARDKHIAELQEMGIAPPASTPIYYRGSARRLTQEDSIECTGGDSSGEVEFVLIGWQGRIFVGCGSDHTDRKVEAYNVTVSKQMCDKPVASTLWELEDVIGHWDRMILRSYATIKGERVLYQEGTLDAMLPVADLIARGFEGAKFPDGCVMFGGTFAAKGGIRPADRFEFELEDPVLKRTIKHGYDVTTLPVRG, encoded by the coding sequence GTGTTTGACCTGACTTTCACCGTCGACGCCCAGGACACCACCACGCCGCTGACGCTGACGATCGACCAGATGGTCATCGCCGGCTGGACCGGCCGCGATCCCGTCGCGCGCGACAAGCACATCGCCGAGCTGCAAGAGATGGGCATCGCCCCGCCGGCTTCGACGCCGATCTACTATCGCGGCTCGGCGCGGCGGCTGACCCAGGAAGACAGCATCGAATGCACCGGTGGCGATTCCTCCGGTGAGGTCGAGTTCGTGCTGATCGGCTGGCAGGGCCGCATCTTCGTCGGCTGCGGCTCCGACCATACCGACCGCAAGGTCGAGGCCTACAATGTCACCGTGTCCAAGCAGATGTGCGACAAGCCGGTCGCATCGACGCTCTGGGAGTTGGAGGACGTCATCGGCCATTGGGACAGGATGATCCTGCGCTCCTACGCCACCATCAAGGGCGAGCGCGTGCTCTACCAGGAGGGTACGCTCGACGCGATGCTTCCGGTCGCCGACCTCATCGCGCGCGGCTTTGAAGGTGCGAAGTTCCCCGACGGCTGCGTCATGTTCGGCGGCACCTTTGCGGCCAAGGGCGGCATCCGCCCCGCCGATCGCTTCGAGTTCGAGCTCGAGGACCCCGTGCTGAAGCGCACGATCAAGCACGGCTACGATGTGACGACGCTGCCGGTGCGAGGCTGA
- a CDS encoding amidase produces the protein MTDFPTLAKLADDLESGRTTSHKLVEACLARIADPAGEGQRTFIHVDKDAALATADAMDGLRKVKAAPSRYAGIPVSIKDLFDIKGQVTRAGSRALDDSAPADQDAATVARLRKAGFVVIGRTNMTEFAYSGIGINPHYGTPKGAWNRAEGHVPGGSSSGAAVSVLDGMAHGALGTDTGGSCRIPAAFNGIVGYKPTQRRVPLDGSVPLSFSLDSIGPLARSVSCCAILDAVLANEPIVPPKPRPVKGMRLAVPTTIALDDLDADVASTFERALKSLADHGAVIERIEMAEFHDIGPMNAKGGFAASESYAWHRYLIAAKGDIYDPRVSVRIMRGEAQSAADYIDLLNERRSLIARVNARVAPYDALMLPTTANTPPKISDLADDKAFTRENLRALRNCTLINMIDGCAISLPAHREGDVPVGLMLAGAGGSDRRIFELAAGMEAVIRV, from the coding sequence ATGACCGATTTTCCGACACTGGCGAAGCTCGCCGACGACCTCGAAAGCGGCCGCACGACCTCCCACAAGCTGGTCGAGGCATGCCTCGCCAGGATCGCCGACCCGGCCGGCGAGGGCCAGCGCACTTTCATCCACGTCGACAAGGACGCCGCGCTTGCGACCGCGGATGCGATGGACGGCTTGCGCAAGGTCAAGGCGGCGCCGTCGCGCTATGCCGGTATCCCGGTCTCGATCAAGGATCTCTTCGACATCAAGGGCCAGGTCACCCGCGCCGGGTCCCGCGCGCTCGACGATTCTGCGCCAGCCGATCAGGACGCCGCGACGGTGGCGCGGCTGCGCAAGGCCGGCTTCGTCGTGATCGGGCGGACCAACATGACCGAGTTCGCCTATTCCGGCATCGGCATCAATCCGCATTACGGCACGCCGAAGGGCGCCTGGAACCGGGCCGAAGGCCACGTGCCGGGCGGCTCGTCCTCGGGCGCCGCGGTGTCCGTGCTCGACGGCATGGCGCATGGCGCGCTCGGCACCGACACCGGCGGCTCCTGCCGGATTCCGGCCGCCTTCAACGGCATCGTCGGCTACAAGCCGACGCAGCGCCGCGTGCCGCTGGACGGCTCCGTGCCGCTGTCCTTCTCGCTCGACAGCATCGGGCCGCTGGCGCGATCGGTCAGTTGCTGTGCCATTCTCGATGCCGTGCTCGCGAACGAGCCGATCGTCCCGCCGAAGCCGCGACCGGTAAAGGGCATGCGGCTCGCAGTGCCGACCACGATTGCGCTCGACGATCTCGATGCGGACGTGGCCTCGACGTTCGAGCGCGCGCTCAAGAGCCTCGCCGATCACGGCGCGGTCATCGAGCGCATCGAGATGGCCGAATTTCACGACATCGGCCCGATGAACGCCAAGGGCGGCTTTGCGGCATCCGAAAGCTACGCCTGGCATCGCTACCTCATCGCGGCCAAGGGCGACATCTACGACCCCAGGGTCTCCGTGCGCATCATGCGCGGCGAGGCGCAGAGCGCGGCCGATTACATCGATCTCCTCAACGAGCGCCGCTCGCTGATCGCCCGCGTCAATGCGCGCGTCGCGCCCTATGACGCGCTGATGCTGCCCACCACCGCCAACACGCCGCCGAAGATCTCCGATCTCGCCGATGACAAGGCGTTCACCAGGGAAAACCTGCGGGCGCTGCGCAATTGCACTCTCATCAACATGATCGACGGTTGCGCCATCTCGCTGCCCGCGCATCGCGAGGGCGACGTTCCCGTCGGCCTGATGCTGGCAGGGGCGGGCGGATCAGACCGCCGTATCTTTGAACTTGCTGCCGGCATGGAGGCCGTAATTCGTGTTTGA
- a CDS encoding Zn-ribbon domain-containing OB-fold protein, translating to MAEPQRARPKPTPETQHFWDGTKAGELRLQRCDACAHVYFPPRPFCPSCASRKVSIFKASGKGFLYSYVINHRPAAPGFTPPYAIAVVELAEGPRMMSNIIDCPQTPEALALDMKLEVAFEALDDKITLPVFRPAKG from the coding sequence ATGGCCGAACCGCAGCGCGCGCGCCCGAAACCGACGCCGGAGACCCAGCATTTCTGGGACGGCACGAAAGCGGGCGAATTGCGTTTGCAGCGCTGCGACGCCTGCGCGCATGTCTATTTCCCGCCGCGCCCGTTCTGCCCGTCCTGCGCCTCGCGCAAGGTCAGCATCTTCAAGGCGAGTGGCAAGGGTTTCCTCTACAGCTACGTGATCAATCATCGTCCCGCCGCTCCCGGCTTCACACCGCCTTATGCGATCGCGGTGGTCGAGCTCGCCGAAGGACCGCGGATGATGAGCAACATCATCGACTGTCCGCAGACGCCGGAGGCGCTTGCGCTCGACATGAAGCTCGAAGTCGCCTTCGAGGCGCTCGACGACAAGATCACCCTCCCCGTGTTCCGTCCGGCGAAGGGATAG
- a CDS encoding thiolase C-terminal domain-containing protein: MRSNQVAVVGAAETTELGVIPNMSQLQLHADAALNAIADAGLKLSDIDGFATAVETPQQVCHYLGIKPTWVDGTSVGGCSFMLHVRHAAAAIEAGLCKTVLITHAESGKSMIGKAPRSIPADSLQGQFEAPFGVYGPPSMFSIPVLRFMKTYGITHEQLASVAVVQREWAAKNPRAMMKDPITVADVLNSRMIAYPFRLLQCCLVTDGGGALILTSADRAKDFPRKPVYIMGTGESVETPMVSQMETFNSSRAFKTAGPLAFKEAGIAHRDVDHLMIYDAFAHLPLFGLGDLGFMPHEETGPFIADGNTRPGGKLPLNTNGGGLSYMHSGMYGMYALQESVRQMRGIAPAQLPNAKISVCHGVGGMFAASGTIVFTNER; this comes from the coding sequence ATGCGCAGCAACCAGGTTGCCGTCGTCGGCGCGGCCGAGACCACCGAACTCGGTGTCATCCCCAATATGTCGCAGCTCCAGCTCCACGCGGATGCGGCGCTCAACGCCATCGCGGATGCCGGGCTGAAACTCTCCGACATCGACGGCTTTGCCACCGCGGTCGAAACGCCGCAGCAGGTCTGCCATTATCTCGGCATCAAGCCGACCTGGGTGGACGGCACCTCGGTCGGCGGCTGCTCGTTCATGCTGCACGTTCGCCATGCGGCGGCGGCGATCGAGGCAGGTCTCTGCAAGACCGTGCTGATCACGCATGCCGAAAGCGGCAAGTCGATGATTGGCAAGGCGCCGCGCTCGATCCCCGCCGACAGCCTGCAAGGGCAGTTCGAGGCGCCGTTCGGCGTCTACGGCCCGCCCAGCATGTTCTCGATCCCCGTGCTGCGCTTCATGAAGACCTACGGCATCACCCACGAGCAGCTCGCCTCGGTGGCGGTCGTGCAGCGCGAGTGGGCGGCGAAGAATCCGCGTGCGATGATGAAGGACCCGATCACGGTCGCCGACGTGCTCAACTCGCGCATGATCGCCTACCCGTTCCGGCTGCTGCAGTGCTGCCTCGTCACCGACGGCGGCGGTGCACTGATCCTGACCTCGGCCGACCGCGCCAAGGATTTTCCGCGCAAGCCCGTCTACATCATGGGCACCGGCGAGAGCGTGGAAACGCCGATGGTCAGCCAGATGGAGACTTTCAACTCCTCGCGCGCGTTCAAGACCGCCGGTCCCCTCGCCTTCAAGGAAGCCGGGATCGCGCACCGGGATGTCGACCATCTCATGATCTACGATGCGTTTGCGCATCTGCCGCTGTTTGGCCTTGGCGATCTCGGCTTCATGCCGCATGAAGAAACCGGCCCATTCATCGCCGACGGCAACACCCGCCCCGGCGGCAAGCTCCCGCTCAACACCAATGGCGGCGGCCTGTCCTACATGCATTCGGGCATGTACGGCATGTACGCGCTCCAGGAGAGCGTGCGCCAGATGCGCGGGATCGCGCCGGCACAGCTGCCGAATGCGAAGATTTCGGTGTGCCACGGCGTCGGCGGCATGTTCGCGGCATCAGGCACGATCGTGTTTACGAACGAGAGGTAA
- a CDS encoding SDR family oxidoreductase, which produces MTKSLQDKVIIVTGAGRGIGREIALLCAAEGAKVVVNDPGVAADGAGSSASPAEEVVDEIKKRGGIAVPNFESVAEAVPASKIVKTATDHFGKLDGVVNNAGILRDMIFHKMSVEAFEAVIKVHLMGSFYVSHAAARIFREQESGSFVHFTSTSGLIGNFGQANYAAAKLGIIGLSKSIALDMGRFNVRSNCVSPFAWTRMIGTIPTETEAEKARVEKIKQMGPEKIAPICAYLLSDAAKDVSGQIFGARMNELFLFSQNRPLRSVHRSEGWTPQTIAEHGMPALKGSFYKLDRSADIFPWDPV; this is translated from the coding sequence ATGACAAAATCACTGCAGGACAAGGTCATCATCGTCACCGGCGCAGGCCGCGGCATCGGGCGGGAGATTGCGCTGCTCTGCGCGGCGGAGGGCGCCAAGGTCGTCGTCAACGATCCCGGTGTTGCCGCCGACGGCGCCGGTTCCAGCGCTTCGCCTGCCGAGGAGGTGGTCGACGAGATCAAGAAGCGCGGCGGCATCGCGGTGCCCAATTTCGAGTCGGTGGCGGAGGCTGTCCCCGCCAGCAAGATCGTGAAGACCGCGACCGACCATTTCGGCAAGCTCGACGGCGTCGTCAACAATGCCGGCATTTTGCGCGACATGATCTTCCACAAGATGAGCGTGGAAGCGTTCGAGGCCGTCATCAAGGTTCACCTGATGGGCTCGTTCTACGTCAGCCACGCCGCGGCGCGGATCTTTCGCGAGCAGGAGAGTGGCTCCTTCGTGCACTTCACCTCGACCTCGGGCCTGATCGGCAATTTCGGCCAGGCCAACTACGCCGCGGCCAAGCTCGGCATCATCGGGCTGTCGAAGTCGATCGCGCTCGACATGGGCCGCTTCAACGTCCGCTCCAACTGCGTCTCGCCGTTTGCCTGGACCCGCATGATCGGCACCATCCCGACCGAGACCGAGGCCGAGAAGGCGCGCGTTGAGAAGATCAAGCAGATGGGACCGGAGAAGATCGCGCCGATCTGCGCCTACCTGCTCTCCGATGCCGCCAAGGACGTCTCCGGGCAGATCTTCGGCGCACGCATGAACGAGCTGTTCCTGTTCAGCCAGAACCGCCCGCTGCGCTCGGTTCATCGCAGCGAGGGCTGGACGCCGCAAACGATCGCGGAACACGGCATGCCGGCGCTGAAGGGCTCGTTCTACAAGCTCGACCGTTCCGCCGACATCTTCCCCTGGGATCCAGTGTAG
- a CDS encoding SMP-30/gluconolactonase/LRE family protein, translating into MTKSLTISTVTDEPSLGRRTLLKGAAAAVAATGVTMNAALAASVTPFGQTATPTRSTAPLPLGPLPGSRYPDSRLESAKKGPPTFGPADFPAFAGTMAVERVATGFRWAEGPVYFAAGRYLLFSDIPNNRIMRFSEDDGHVSVYRQPSMNSNGNTIDREGRLITCEHSGRRVTRTELDGSITIIADKFNGKRLNSPNDAVVTADGAIWFTDPAYGIGGFYEGIKADPEQEKKNVYRVDPKTGDVKVVIDDFVEPNGITISPDEKKLYICETGFTDGPDNPSHIRVFDLDVAAGKVSNSKVFAEMPKPSITDGVRCDTEGRVWCSVGWGDPNEDGVRCYTPSGGLLGKIHIPETVANLSFGGQQRNRLYICGSTSLYAVYTGVQGALKP; encoded by the coding sequence ATGACAAAATCACTGACCATTTCTACCGTTACTGACGAGCCTAGCCTCGGGCGCCGCACCCTCCTGAAGGGCGCGGCGGCTGCTGTAGCCGCGACGGGCGTCACCATGAACGCAGCCCTGGCGGCCTCCGTTACGCCGTTCGGCCAGACCGCTACTCCGACGAGGTCGACGGCGCCGTTGCCCTTGGGACCTCTTCCCGGCAGCCGCTACCCGGACTCCCGTCTAGAATCCGCCAAGAAGGGGCCGCCAACGTTCGGGCCCGCGGACTTCCCGGCCTTCGCCGGCACCATGGCGGTTGAGCGTGTTGCAACCGGCTTCCGCTGGGCCGAGGGTCCGGTGTATTTCGCGGCCGGACGATACCTGCTGTTCAGCGACATTCCCAACAACCGCATCATGCGCTTCTCGGAGGATGACGGTCACGTCAGCGTCTACCGTCAGCCCTCGATGAACTCTAACGGCAACACCATCGATCGCGAAGGACGCCTGATCACATGCGAGCATAGCGGTCGGCGCGTGACACGGACCGAACTCGACGGCTCGATCACCATCATTGCCGACAAATTCAATGGCAAACGACTGAACTCGCCGAACGATGCGGTCGTCACCGCCGATGGCGCGATCTGGTTCACCGATCCGGCCTACGGCATCGGTGGCTTCTATGAGGGCATCAAGGCCGACCCCGAGCAGGAGAAGAAGAACGTCTACCGCGTCGACCCGAAAACCGGCGACGTCAAGGTCGTCATCGACGATTTTGTGGAGCCCAACGGGATCACCATCTCGCCCGACGAGAAGAAGCTCTATATCTGCGAGACCGGATTCACGGACGGACCGGACAACCCATCGCATATCCGCGTGTTCGACCTCGACGTGGCGGCGGGGAAGGTGTCGAACAGCAAGGTCTTCGCCGAGATGCCAAAGCCAAGCATCACCGACGGCGTCCGCTGTGACACCGAAGGACGGGTCTGGTGTTCGGTGGGCTGGGGCGATCCGAACGAAGACGGCGTGCGCTGTTATACGCCATCGGGCGGTCTGCTCGGCAAGATTCATATTCCGGAAACAGTGGCGAATTTGAGCTTCGGCGGTCAGCAGCGGAACAGGCTGTATATTTGCGGCTCTACATCGCTCTATGCCGTCTACACCGGTGTGCAGGGCGCACTAAAGCCGTGA
- the ppc gene encoding phosphoenolpyruvate carboxylase codes for MSLQTVPPDAIDNRANRAEDAQALEADARLRDDIRLLGRILGDTVRDQEGAELFDLVERIRQTSIRFHRDEDRLARRELEQILDSMSTSETVRIVRAFSYFSHLANIAEDQNNIRQMRARSAAQSTGSGVLAETLAHARDAGIRPDVLRNFFKTALVSPVLTAHPTEVRRKSTMDREMEVASLLDRRERVALTADEAAASDEQLRREVLTLWQTNLLRRTKLTVLDEVANGLSFYDYTFLREVPRLVNMLEDRLEEAGEAAASELASFLRMGSWIGGDRDGNPFVTADVMRGTLRLQSSRVMQFYLNELHVLGSELSIAAHLADVSEELRTLAERSPDTSPHRSGEPYRLAVSGIYARLTATAEKLEVEITRRPVGKGRPYETVRELQADLDVLHRSLISNNARVIARGRLRLLRRAVDCFGFHLARLDIRQNSAVHERTIAELMDAANPGMSYLALGEDARISLLTNELRSTRSLVSPFVKYSDETMGELNVFHSAAEAHAKFGSDAIPQCIISMCKGMSDMLEVAVLLKEVGLVHPSGRSAINIVPLFETIEDLQASSAIMDRMLSLHDYRRLVDSRGSVQEVMLGYSDSNKDGGFVTSGWELYKAEIGLVDVFERHGVRLRLFHGRGGSVGRGGGPSYDAIIAQPGGAVNGQIRITEQGEIISSKYSNAEVGRNNLEILAAATLEASLLHPRQSAPRREYLTAMDELSNLAFKAYRGLVYETDGFVDYFWASTVINEIATLNIGSRPASRKKTRAIEDLRAIPWVFSWAQCRLMLPGWYGFGSAVEQWIAEHPDKGMPFLKELYREWPFFRMLLSNMDMVLAKSSIAIASRYAELVPDEALREKIFSRIRREWHSCIETLLDIMGQDRLLQGNPLLERSVRHRFPYLDPLNHVQVELLKEHRAQNPDEQVLRGIQLTINGISAGLRNTG; via the coding sequence ATGTCCCTCCAGACCGTGCCACCCGACGCCATTGACAACCGCGCCAACCGCGCCGAGGACGCCCAGGCGCTGGAGGCAGATGCGCGGCTGCGCGACGACATCCGCCTGCTGGGACGCATCCTGGGCGACACGGTGCGCGACCAGGAAGGCGCGGAATTGTTCGACCTGGTCGAGCGCATCCGCCAGACCTCGATCCGGTTCCATCGCGACGAGGACCGGCTCGCCCGCCGCGAGCTCGAGCAGATCCTCGACAGCATGTCGACCTCGGAGACGGTGCGGATCGTCCGCGCCTTCAGCTATTTCTCCCACCTCGCCAACATCGCCGAGGACCAGAACAACATTCGCCAGATGCGCGCCCGCAGTGCCGCCCAGAGCACCGGTTCCGGCGTGCTGGCGGAGACGCTGGCCCACGCCAGGGATGCCGGGATCCGCCCCGATGTGCTGCGCAATTTCTTCAAGACCGCGCTCGTCAGCCCGGTCCTGACCGCGCACCCGACCGAGGTTCGCCGCAAGAGCACCATGGATCGCGAAATGGAGGTCGCTAGCCTGCTGGACCGCCGCGAGCGCGTCGCGCTGACCGCGGACGAGGCCGCCGCTAGCGACGAACAGCTCCGCCGCGAGGTGCTGACGCTGTGGCAGACCAATCTCTTGCGCCGGACCAAGCTCACGGTGCTCGACGAGGTCGCGAACGGCCTGTCGTTCTACGATTACACCTTCCTGCGCGAGGTGCCGCGGCTGGTCAACATGCTCGAAGACCGGCTGGAGGAGGCTGGCGAGGCGGCTGCAAGCGAGCTCGCCTCGTTCCTGCGCATGGGCAGCTGGATCGGCGGCGACCGCGACGGCAATCCCTTCGTCACCGCCGACGTGATGCGCGGGACGCTGCGGCTGCAGTCGAGCCGGGTGATGCAATTCTATCTCAACGAGCTGCACGTGCTCGGCTCGGAGCTGTCGATCGCGGCGCACCTCGCCGACGTCTCCGAGGAGCTGCGGACGCTGGCGGAACGCTCGCCCGACACCTCGCCGCACCGGAGCGGCGAGCCTTATCGTCTCGCGGTCTCCGGCATCTATGCGCGGCTGACCGCGACGGCCGAAAAGCTCGAGGTCGAGATCACGCGCCGGCCGGTCGGCAAGGGCAGGCCTTACGAGACCGTCAGGGAGCTGCAGGCCGATCTTGACGTGCTGCACCGTTCGCTGATCTCCAACAATGCCCGCGTCATCGCCCGCGGCCGGCTGCGGCTGCTGCGGCGCGCGGTGGACTGCTTCGGCTTCCACCTGGCGCGGCTCGACATCCGCCAGAACTCTGCCGTGCACGAGCGTACCATCGCCGAGCTGATGGATGCTGCGAACCCCGGCATGTCCTATCTCGCGCTCGGCGAGGACGCGCGCATCTCGCTGCTCACCAACGAGCTGCGCAGCACGCGCTCGCTGGTCTCGCCATTCGTCAAATACAGCGACGAGACCATGGGCGAGCTCAACGTCTTCCATTCCGCCGCGGAGGCGCATGCGAAGTTCGGCTCGGACGCGATTCCCCAATGCATCATCTCGATGTGCAAGGGCATGTCCGACATGCTCGAAGTGGCCGTGCTGCTCAAGGAGGTCGGTCTCGTCCATCCCTCCGGGCGCAGCGCCATCAACATCGTGCCCCTGTTCGAGACCATCGAGGATTTGCAGGCATCCAGCGCCATCATGGATCGCATGCTGTCGCTGCACGATTACCGCCGCCTCGTCGACAGCCGCGGCAGCGTACAGGAGGTCATGCTCGGCTATTCCGACAGCAACAAGGATGGCGGCTTCGTCACCTCGGGCTGGGAGCTCTACAAGGCCGAGATCGGCCTCGTCGACGTGTTCGAGCGCCACGGCGTGCGGCTGCGCCTGTTCCACGGCCGCGGCGGCTCGGTCGGCCGCGGCGGCGGCCCGAGCTATGATGCCATCATCGCGCAGCCCGGCGGCGCGGTGAACGGGCAGATCCGCATCACCGAGCAGGGCGAGATCATCTCGTCGAAATATTCCAACGCCGAAGTCGGGCGCAACAATCTGGAGATCCTCGCCGCCGCGACGCTGGAGGCGAGCCTGCTGCATCCGCGCCAGAGCGCGCCGCGCCGCGAATATCTCACCGCGATGGACGAGCTTTCAAATCTGGCTTTCAAGGCCTATCGCGGCCTCGTCTACGAGACCGATGGTTTCGTCGATTATTTCTGGGCCTCCACCGTCATCAACGAGATCGCGACGCTGAACATCGGCAGCCGTCCGGCCTCGCGCAAGAAGACCCGCGCGATCGAGGATCTGCGCGCCATTCCCTGGGTGTTCTCCTGGGCGCAGTGCCGCCTGATGCTGCCGGGCTGGTACGGCTTTGGCAGCGCGGTCGAGCAGTGGATCGCGGAGCATCCCGACAAGGGCATGCCGTTCCTGAAGGAGCTCTACAGGGAATGGCCGTTCTTCCGCATGCTGCTGTCGAACATGGACATGGTGCTGGCGAAAAGCTCGATCGCGATCGCCTCGCGCTATGCCGAGCTCGTGCCGGACGAGGCCTTGCGCGAAAAGATCTTCAGCCGCATCCGTCGCGAATGGCATTCCTGCATCGAGACGCTGCTCGACATCATGGGCCAGGACCGGTTGCTCCAGGGTAACCCGCTGCTGGAGCGCTCGGTGCGCCACCGCTTCCCCTATCTCGATCCGCTCAACCACGTGCAGGTCGAGCTTTTGAAGGAGCACCGCGCGCAGAACCCGGACGAGCAGGTGCTGCGCGGGATTCAGCTGACCATCAACGGCATCTCGGCGGGGTTGAGGAATACGGGTTGA
- a CDS encoding YccF domain-containing protein — protein sequence MAPVSILLNLLWILIGGAWMAFGWLVAAVIMAITIIGLPWARAAFNIAVYTLLPFGSRAVNRYEVTGTSDIGTGPLGVIGNIIWFVLAGWWLALGHALTALVLAITIIGIPFAWAHLKLAGIALWPIGKVIVPA from the coding sequence ATGGCTCCCGTCTCCATCCTGCTCAACCTGCTCTGGATTCTCATCGGTGGTGCCTGGATGGCGTTCGGCTGGCTCGTTGCCGCCGTCATCATGGCCATCACCATCATCGGCCTGCCCTGGGCGCGGGCGGCGTTCAACATCGCCGTCTACACGCTGCTGCCGTTCGGCTCGAGAGCGGTCAACCGTTACGAGGTCACCGGCACGAGCGACATCGGCACCGGCCCGCTCGGGGTGATCGGCAATATCATCTGGTTCGTGCTCGCCGGCTGGTGGCTGGCGCTCGGCCACGCCTTGACCGCGCTGGTTCTCGCCATCACCATCATCGGCATCCCCTTCGCCTGGGCCCACCTGAAACTCGCCGGCATCGCGCTCTGGCCGATCGGCAAGGTGATCGTGCCGGCCTAG